From the genome of Nodularia sp. LEGE 06071, one region includes:
- a CDS encoding response regulator transcription factor, whose amino-acid sequence MSTVLIVEDSIAQREMITDLLKASGLIVTHALDGVEALEAIQMAPPDLVVLDIVLPRMNGYEVCRRLKSNPKTQNVPVVMCSSKGEEFDRYWGIKQGADAYIAKPFQPTELVGTVKQLLGGLKRHGEQT is encoded by the coding sequence ATGAGTACAGTGCTGATTGTGGAAGACAGTATCGCACAACGGGAGATGATTACAGACCTCCTGAAAGCAAGTGGTTTAATAGTCACCCATGCCCTTGACGGAGTAGAAGCATTAGAGGCAATTCAGATGGCCCCTCCTGATTTAGTCGTATTGGATATTGTGTTGCCCCGGATGAACGGCTATGAAGTGTGTCGTCGCCTCAAATCCAACCCGAAAACCCAAAACGTCCCCGTGGTCATGTGTTCTTCTAAAGGTGAAGAATTTGACCGCTACTGGGGTATCAAGCAAGGTGCGGATGCTTACATAGCCAAACCGTTTCAACCAACCGAATTGGTGGGAACAGTCAAACAATTGCTGGGAGGATTAAAACGACATGGTGAGCAAACCTGA
- a CDS encoding response regulator transcription factor → MSIVLIVEDSIAQLEMITDLLEASGLIVTHAHDGVEALEVIQTSPPDLVVLDIVMPRMNGYELCRRLKSNPTTQNVPVVMCSSKNKEFDRYWGTKQGADAYIAKPFQPTELVGTVKKLLRESKRYGEQTGVFKW, encoded by the coding sequence ATGAGTATAGTTCTGATTGTGGAAGACAGCATCGCACAACTGGAGATGATTACAGACCTTCTGGAAGCAAGTGGTTTGATAGTCACCCATGCCCATGACGGAGTAGAAGCATTGGAGGTAATTCAAACTTCCCCTCCTGATTTAGTCGTATTGGATATTGTGATGCCCCGGATGAACGGCTATGAACTTTGTCGTCGGCTCAAATCCAACCCGACCACCCAAAACGTCCCCGTGGTCATGTGTTCTTCTAAAAATAAAGAATTTGACCGCTACTGGGGTACAAAGCAAGGTGCGGATGCTTACATAGCCAAACCCTTTCAACCAACCGAATTGGTGGGAACAGTCAAAAAACTGCTGCGAGAATCAAAACGATATGGTGAGCAAACCGGAGTATTTAAGTGGTAG
- a CDS encoding response regulator, protein MQGNLNEIDIRSILQLIEVGQRTGQLLVEACFHNSDKLTNHETARHHHSWKREQKFWFVFFLNGQIIYCQQGDTDLSRIDDYLHHYRIETRLNEQQLASLGTENAPEYGYLWALIERNIIVPKVGHSIIHSLVYETLFDLLSLHQGSFIFRHGATLSPQLTSLEIAPLIYRITQQIQTWKQLYPHIQSSEQLPILADLVQLESSLPAATINKLKHWADGKRTLRQLARHLNRDILTVAKAIYPYVQQGWLQLVYSTPHNSPTHREESGFDDNYQVRVVCIDDSKTICEAVESILKPQGYQAIALNKPLESISVIFQVQPDLILCDIAMPELDGYEICAMLRHSTAFQNIPIIMLTGKDRFIDRVRATMVGATDYLTKPFGDTELLMLVEKYINLPSYLGTHTKFNTK, encoded by the coding sequence ATGCAGGGAAATTTAAATGAAATTGATATTCGCAGTATCCTGCAATTGATTGAAGTAGGACAGCGAACTGGGCAACTTTTGGTGGAAGCCTGCTTTCACAATAGCGACAAACTCACAAATCACGAGACAGCCAGACATCACCATTCCTGGAAGCGTGAACAAAAGTTTTGGTTCGTCTTCTTCCTCAACGGTCAAATTATCTACTGTCAACAAGGTGATACTGATTTGTCGCGGATTGATGATTACTTACATCATTACCGCATCGAGACAAGACTCAATGAACAGCAACTTGCTTCACTAGGTACAGAGAATGCACCAGAGTATGGCTATCTCTGGGCATTGATAGAACGAAACATCATTGTCCCCAAGGTAGGGCATAGTATTATCCACAGTTTGGTGTATGAGACACTTTTTGATCTGCTGAGTTTACACCAGGGGAGTTTCATTTTTCGCCACGGTGCGACCCTTAGCCCGCAATTAACCAGCTTAGAAATTGCCCCTTTAATATACAGAATTACACAGCAAATCCAGACATGGAAACAGCTTTATCCACATATTCAGTCTTCTGAACAATTACCAATCCTAGCTGATCTGGTGCAACTAGAATCTTCACTGCCAGCAGCAACAATCAACAAGCTCAAGCATTGGGCCGATGGTAAAAGAACCCTGCGTCAACTGGCTCGCCATCTCAACCGAGATATTTTGACAGTGGCCAAGGCCATCTATCCATACGTGCAGCAGGGTTGGCTGCAACTAGTATACTCAACTCCTCATAATTCCCCGACACACAGAGAAGAGTCAGGATTCGATGACAATTACCAGGTACGAGTAGTATGTATTGACGATAGCAAAACTATCTGTGAAGCTGTAGAGTCAATCTTAAAGCCACAGGGATATCAAGCGATCGCCTTGAACAAGCCCTTAGAGTCCATCAGTGTAATTTTTCAAGTCCAACCAGATTTAATTTTATGTGACATTGCTATGCCGGAATTGGATGGTTACGAAATTTGTGCCATGCTGCGGCACTCTACCGCATTTCAAAATATCCCGATCATCATGCTAACTGGTAAAGATCGATTTATAGATCGAGTCAGGGCGACGATGGTCGGAGCCACGGATTATTTAACCAAGCCCTTTGGGGATACTGAGCTACTCATGCTCGTGGAAAAATACATCAACCTTCCCTCTTATCTGGGAACACACACAAAGTTTAATACTAAATGA
- the hmpF gene encoding pilus motility taxis protein HmpF produces the protein MLYLAEVQKQKGGLLGGGAKTELKLLACQRTDQNWSTVSEEAISAEDASRLNDGALVLVELNPNRQVQRIQEAGRPLVNILQNFSRQLEKFKLKEDEIDQWKESLTFQAQEMNRREMDMEARLEQLQQMEEEFQRLESEKQEVETTRELVSQLQTELERKRQELEGAWEHLRGERRRLEESQADTLPGKVLDEEQSRVMNELLERLSNRVAPTETVSEHLNLALELVESQQATLNPHWEKLEQQRTVATEQQEEIERLAQTLSDRQNAWQQARDFLEQEKAQLKVNTATLSSKQDYLQVIKEQLQNQDLLHQQIRSLAATYGDSGLSQQVDVEALEKISLEELQQVIQDLRHKLEMDSSFVHDQEQELTYKQETIEKLQNQIKEAAKPEQINLEMELADEQDLYQMLNESLVGQRRNLVQRQKLIKQHENILLRRQGHPVTNTEENNHIDLSPILLQIKSQQQEQSQELQKLEHEISQMLAAIEISQGMIENQTQEQGEKQLECQEIETSLLSLRTATSECWARVNLYQEALQPIQDALDGLRHKLQGIAESLAQVQETGDYHLQTINEMRDFVETR, from the coding sequence GTGCTGTATTTAGCAGAAGTACAAAAGCAGAAAGGCGGCTTACTCGGTGGTGGAGCTAAAACCGAACTGAAACTGCTAGCGTGTCAGCGAACCGACCAGAATTGGAGTACTGTGTCGGAAGAAGCAATTAGTGCTGAGGACGCTAGTAGATTAAATGATGGCGCATTGGTACTGGTGGAATTGAATCCGAATCGTCAAGTGCAGAGGATTCAAGAAGCTGGAAGACCATTGGTTAACATTTTGCAAAATTTTTCCCGTCAGTTGGAAAAATTTAAGCTCAAGGAAGATGAAATTGATCAGTGGAAAGAGTCACTAACATTTCAGGCGCAAGAGATGAATCGCCGGGAAATGGATATGGAGGCTCGTTTAGAACAGTTGCAACAAATGGAGGAAGAGTTTCAACGTCTGGAGTCAGAGAAGCAGGAAGTAGAGACCACCCGCGAGCTGGTTTCACAGTTACAGACAGAACTTGAACGTAAGCGTCAGGAATTAGAGGGAGCTTGGGAACATTTGCGGGGTGAGCGCCGCCGCCTAGAGGAATCTCAAGCAGATACTCTACCGGGGAAGGTTCTAGATGAGGAACAAAGTCGGGTGATGAACGAGTTACTGGAGCGCTTGTCTAATAGAGTTGCACCCACGGAAACTGTCAGTGAACACCTGAATTTAGCTTTGGAATTAGTCGAAAGCCAGCAAGCTACTTTAAACCCACATTGGGAAAAACTAGAGCAGCAAAGAACTGTAGCGACTGAGCAGCAAGAAGAAATTGAGCGTTTAGCACAAACTTTGAGCGATCGCCAAAACGCATGGCAACAGGCACGCGATTTTCTGGAACAAGAAAAAGCTCAATTAAAAGTGAACACTGCAACTCTGTCTAGTAAGCAAGATTATCTTCAAGTCATCAAGGAACAGTTGCAAAATCAGGATCTGCTACATCAGCAAATTCGCTCTTTGGCGGCAACTTATGGTGATTCAGGACTGAGCCAACAAGTTGATGTAGAAGCTTTGGAAAAAATTTCTTTAGAAGAACTACAACAGGTAATACAAGACTTGAGGCATAAGTTGGAAATGGATTCTAGCTTTGTCCACGATCAGGAGCAAGAACTGACATATAAACAAGAAACTATAGAAAAACTGCAAAATCAAATCAAGGAAGCCGCCAAGCCAGAGCAAATCAATTTGGAAATGGAACTTGCGGATGAACAAGACCTCTACCAGATGTTAAACGAAAGTCTGGTAGGGCAACGCCGTAATTTGGTACAACGGCAAAAGTTGATTAAGCAGCATGAGAATATACTTTTGCGACGACAAGGACATCCGGTTACCAATACAGAAGAAAATAACCACATTGACTTGAGTCCGATTTTGTTACAGATCAAATCCCAGCAACAAGAACAGTCGCAAGAACTACAAAAGTTAGAACATGAGATTTCGCAAATGCTTGCGGCTATTGAAATATCTCAAGGAATGATTGAGAATCAAACCCAAGAGCAAGGAGAAAAGCAGCTGGAATGCCAGGAGATCGAAACAAGTTTGCTATCCCTGCGAACAGCAACCTCTGAATGTTGGGCGCGTGTGAATCTTTATCAGGAGGCATTACAACCAATTCAGGACGCTCTCGACGGATTACGCCATAAGCTGCAAGGAATTGCTGAGTCTTTGGCTCAAGTTCAAGAAACTGGTGACTATCATCTCCAAACGATTAATGAAATGCGTGACTTCGTAGAGACTCGATAA
- the tilS gene encoding tRNA lysidine(34) synthetase TilS — protein MVWTALHAKIHRTIRSRHLFERNQRLLVAVSGGQDSLCLIKLLLDLEPKWGWYLGIAHCDHRWRNDSEANANHVEKLAKSWGVSFYLETATQPLNSEAAARSWRYEALTAIAQGNNYQYIVTGHTASDRAETLLYNLMRGTGADGLQALTWQRPLTADIFLIRPLLEITRLETEQFCQEFHLPVWEDSTNQDVKYARNRIRQELIPYLQRNFNPKVESALAQTAELLQAEVEYLEQAAHKLREEVQLSEEMGIRGNGAELRLNRRILQTVPLALQRRVMRQILQQILTDAPSFEHIEKLTALITAPNRSQTDPFPGGAIAQVQGDCICVTEEAGGQGAGCRGDL, from the coding sequence ATGGTATGGACTGCTTTACACGCGAAAATACATCGTACCATTCGTTCGCGCCACTTATTTGAGCGCAATCAAAGGCTATTAGTCGCAGTTTCTGGTGGTCAAGATTCTCTGTGTTTAATTAAATTACTGTTAGATTTAGAACCTAAATGGGGATGGTATTTAGGTATCGCTCACTGTGATCATCGTTGGCGTAACGATTCTGAAGCTAATGCTAATCATGTGGAGAAATTAGCTAAAAGTTGGGGTGTATCTTTTTATTTAGAAACAGCAACACAGCCATTAAATAGTGAAGCTGCGGCACGTAGTTGGCGGTATGAAGCTTTAACTGCGATCGCTCAAGGGAATAATTACCAGTATATAGTTACCGGACATACCGCAAGCGATCGCGCCGAAACTCTGCTTTACAACCTCATGCGTGGGACTGGTGCTGATGGGTTACAAGCACTAACTTGGCAAAGGCCACTAACTGCCGATATTTTCTTAATCCGTCCATTATTAGAAATTACTCGCCTAGAAACAGAGCAATTTTGTCAAGAGTTTCATCTCCCAGTTTGGGAAGATTCCACCAATCAAGATGTCAAATATGCCCGTAATCGCATTCGCCAAGAGTTAATCCCATATTTACAAAGAAATTTTAACCCCAAAGTAGAATCCGCCTTAGCCCAAACAGCAGAACTGCTGCAAGCCGAAGTAGAATATTTAGAGCAAGCAGCCCATAAATTGCGAGAGGAAGTGCAGCTTTCAGAAGAAATGGGGATCAGGGGAAATGGCGCTGAATTGAGGTTAAATCGTCGGATATTACAGACAGTACCACTAGCGCTGCAACGTCGCGTGATGCGACAGATATTACAACAGATCCTGACTGACGCACCGAGTTTTGAACACATTGAAAAATTAACAGCTTTAATTACAGCGCCAAACCGTTCACAAACCGATCCATTTCCTGGTGGTGCGATCGCCCAAGTTCAAGGCGATTGCATCTGTGTGACCGAAGAGGCAGGGGGGCAGGGTGCAGGGTGCAGGGGGGACTTGTAA
- a CDS encoding KGK domain-containing protein yields the protein MENGFERLNHDEVVYVEPEIFHNLDVSGTFKVHDLISAIKKYLGAEGTTEESLYSQGLNCEVLKFSAEGWTKGKVRLSLEFCPDEPEFPLEQIYQHFEQMQSQE from the coding sequence ATGGAAAATGGATTTGAGCGATTAAATCATGATGAAGTTGTGTATGTAGAACCAGAGATTTTTCATAATTTAGATGTTTCAGGAACATTTAAAGTTCATGATTTGATCTCAGCAATTAAAAAATATCTGGGAGCCGAAGGGACAACTGAAGAAAGTTTGTACAGCCAAGGATTAAATTGTGAAGTTTTAAAATTTAGTGCCGAGGGCTGGACGAAAGGAAAAGTAAGACTTTCTCTAGAATTTTGTCCTGATGAGCCTGAATTTCCATTGGAGCAAATTTATCAACATTTTGAACAAATGCAAAGCCAAGAATAG
- a CDS encoding antibiotic biosynthesis monooxygenase, producing MEPEDHIVTVVISQIVKPGCESAYETWLKNITSVCGSYAGHLGTNVIRPQPGLRPEYVIIFRFDGYENLKVWMTSRDREYWLTQSQNLVQSDPHIQEINGLSAWFSLPGQPLKTPPRYKTALLTWAAVSVLINVLNRLLTPLLRNLPPVMISLIIPAVMVGLLTYVVMPWVTRLFSPWLYGKSRGV from the coding sequence ATGGAACCAGAAGATCACATTGTCACCGTTGTCATTTCACAAATTGTCAAACCAGGATGCGAAAGCGCTTATGAGACTTGGTTAAAAAATATTACCAGTGTTTGTGGGAGTTATGCTGGCCATTTAGGCACAAATGTGATTCGCCCACAACCAGGCTTGCGTCCAGAATATGTGATTATCTTCCGGTTTGACGGCTATGAAAATTTGAAGGTATGGATGACATCACGCGATCGCGAATATTGGCTGACTCAATCTCAAAATTTAGTGCAATCTGACCCTCATATTCAGGAAATCAACGGATTATCAGCTTGGTTTTCTCTTCCCGGTCAACCACTCAAAACTCCACCTCGATATAAAACAGCATTGTTAACTTGGGCAGCTGTATCTGTATTGATTAATGTGCTGAATAGACTTTTAACACCCTTGCTTCGCAACTTACCTCCTGTGATGATTTCATTAATTATTCCCGCAGTCATGGTGGGATTGTTAACTTATGTTGTCATGCCTTGGGTAACTCGTCTATTTAGTCCTTGGCTATATGGGAAATCACGAGGAGTTTAA
- a CDS encoding SMP-30/gluconolactonase/LRE family protein gives MENSGLPPIYADTTVELVPAKIITSFPVNTFLENLAIASDGTIFVTNHEIGQIVRITPDGNQQIHASVSGKVSGLAFTSNGGLVATGWNADSISVVSLITADGTVETILKLPDAIFLNGITPLSSTQYLTADSYRGAIWLIDTAQRRASIWLEHSLLARSSAENVIPAANGLKRFGNFLYVSNTEKMLLLRIPLGIADAPGEPEIFVEQTNIDDFAFDVEGNLYGATHIYNSVVKITPNGMTTIIAQAKQGVIGSTAVAFGQTAGDRTAIYVVMNGGMFLPPPTGVVPANVVRLEVGNAGYPLASG, from the coding sequence ATGGAAAATTCAGGATTACCCCCGATTTACGCGGATACAACCGTGGAGTTAGTGCCAGCTAAAATTATTACTTCGTTTCCAGTTAATACTTTTCTCGAAAATTTAGCGATCGCTTCTGATGGCACAATATTTGTGACAAATCATGAAATCGGCCAGATTGTTCGCATTACTCCAGATGGTAATCAGCAGATTCACGCCAGTGTGTCAGGCAAAGTCAGTGGTTTAGCTTTTACTAGCAATGGGGGTTTGGTGGCGACTGGATGGAATGCTGATTCTATCTCAGTGGTTTCCCTAATTACCGCAGATGGCACGGTGGAAACGATATTAAAACTACCAGATGCCATATTTCTCAATGGCATTACCCCTCTTTCCAGCACTCAGTATCTTACAGCTGATTCCTATCGGGGGGCAATTTGGTTAATTGATACTGCCCAACGCCGGGCTTCAATTTGGTTAGAACATTCTTTACTGGCTCGCAGCAGTGCAGAGAATGTGATTCCTGCTGCTAATGGTTTAAAGCGTTTTGGTAACTTCCTTTACGTTTCAAATACGGAAAAAATGTTACTTTTACGCATTCCTCTTGGCATTGCAGATGCACCCGGTGAGCCGGAAATATTTGTTGAACAAACTAATATCGACGACTTTGCATTTGATGTAGAAGGCAACCTTTACGGTGCAACACACATTTATAATAGTGTCGTGAAAATTACACCAAATGGTATGACAACTATTATCGCTCAAGCCAAACAGGGTGTAATTGGCAGTACCGCAGTTGCTTTTGGTCAAACAGCAGGCGATCGCACTGCCATATATGTTGTGATGAATGGGGGAATGTTTTTACCGCCTCCGACAGGCGTAGTTCCTGCCAATGTTGTCCGACTTGAAGTCGGGAATGCTGGGTATCCTTTGGCTTCAGGCTAA
- a CDS encoding SDR family oxidoreductase, with protein MTVQKKIAVVTGSNRGLGSAISRKLSQIGIQVVLTSRNETDGLATKQQLLSEGLDVDYHKLDVTNDGSVQNFTDWLRETYGKLDILVNNAGINPTTKPEESSLLTVQLETMRSTFDTNILAVLRISQALIPLMKVHNYGRIVNISTEMSSLSSISSDYYPLAPSYRLSKLGVNGLTVVLGKELLGTNILVNAYSPGWMKTDMGGENAPFTAEEGAETAVYLATLPDGGAQGQFFAEMRKFGGPIQLQW; from the coding sequence ATGACAGTTCAAAAAAAGATTGCTGTAGTTACAGGCAGTAATCGCGGGCTAGGATCGGCAATTTCGCGTAAATTATCCCAAATTGGCATTCAGGTAGTTCTCACGAGTCGGAATGAAACAGATGGTCTGGCTACTAAGCAGCAGTTATTGAGTGAAGGGCTGGATGTAGACTATCACAAACTGGATGTGACTAATGACGGCAGTGTGCAGAATTTTACAGATTGGTTGCGTGAAACATACGGTAAATTAGATATTTTAGTCAACAATGCAGGCATAAATCCCACTACTAAGCCGGAAGAATCGAGCTTATTAACTGTTCAACTGGAGACGATGCGCTCTACATTTGACACCAATATTTTGGCGGTACTGAGGATTTCTCAAGCCTTAATTCCGTTGATGAAGGTTCACAACTACGGTCGTATCGTCAATATTTCCACCGAAATGTCATCTCTTAGCTCAATTTCGAGTGACTACTATCCTTTAGCTCCTTCCTATCGACTTTCCAAACTAGGGGTGAATGGACTAACTGTGGTTCTAGGTAAGGAACTTTTGGGTACTAATATTCTGGTTAATGCCTATTCTCCAGGTTGGATGAAAACCGACATGGGAGGCGAAAATGCACCGTTTACGGCAGAAGAAGGAGCCGAAACCGCAGTCTATCTGGCAACACTTCCAGATGGGGGCGCACAAGGACAATTTTTTGCGGAAATGCGGAAGTTTGGTGGACCAATTCAATTACAGTGGTAG
- a CDS encoding LysR family transcriptional regulator — translation MGLIDLSAIDLNLLVAFEALFEERSVTAAAQKMYLGQPAMSASLARLRILFQDELFLRIGREMQPTAKALEIAPDIRTALEQIRQILAVSKIFNPAIAKNTFTIASSDYTSYVVMPKLLELCRRTAPNIDFRLIGFAKDCVGELLEQREIDLALGVFQNPPRQTIQMPLFPEHFVGICRRGHPMITQDAITPEIFADLLHALFTIRRDEIGEIDQVLAKYNLQRRVALTTPHLLVLPEIISSSDLVSAVPSRLVESFAYRGTLETFEIPVKTEPWMISMLWSKLTDQDQANIWLRQMLKNVCEGI, via the coding sequence ATGGGATTAATAGATTTATCTGCCATTGATCTGAACCTCCTGGTCGCCTTTGAAGCGCTGTTTGAAGAAAGGAGCGTGACAGCCGCAGCCCAAAAAATGTATCTAGGGCAACCAGCTATGAGTGCATCCCTGGCAAGATTACGTATACTATTCCAAGATGAGTTATTTCTCCGTATTGGTAGAGAAATGCAGCCCACAGCCAAGGCGCTGGAAATTGCCCCTGATATCAGAACCGCCCTAGAACAAATTCGCCAAATATTAGCAGTTAGTAAAATATTTAACCCAGCTATTGCTAAAAATACGTTCACAATTGCTAGTTCAGATTACACCAGCTACGTTGTCATGCCCAAGCTGTTGGAACTTTGCCGACGTACTGCACCAAATATTGATTTTCGATTGATTGGTTTTGCTAAAGACTGTGTGGGAGAACTATTAGAGCAACGAGAGATTGATCTAGCCTTGGGTGTTTTCCAAAACCCGCCCAGACAAACAATACAGATGCCATTATTTCCCGAACACTTTGTAGGCATCTGTCGGCGTGGACATCCCATGATTACCCAGGATGCTATCACACCGGAAATCTTCGCTGATCTGCTTCATGCTCTTTTCACTATCAGACGAGATGAAATTGGTGAAATCGATCAGGTGCTTGCTAAATATAATCTCCAGCGTCGAGTTGCTTTGACAACTCCTCATTTACTAGTGTTACCAGAAATTATTTCATCCAGTGACTTGGTGAGTGCTGTTCCATCACGATTGGTAGAATCCTTTGCATATCGAGGTACATTAGAAACTTTTGAAATTCCTGTCAAAACTGAACCCTGGATGATTTCTATGCTTTGGAGCAAACTTACAGATCAAGATCAGGCAAATATTTGGTTACGACAGATGCTGAAAAACGTTTGTGAGGGAATTTGA
- a CDS encoding KGK domain-containing protein, translating to MSNKFEHLNHNEVVSVKPETFNNLDVSQTFKVSDLLRAIMECVEADNTNEAPLYSKGLNCEVLKLGAMRWQTGKIRLCLEFCPDEAESPLDDMRQQLKQVEN from the coding sequence ATGAGCAATAAATTTGAGCATCTAAATCATAATGAAGTTGTTTCTGTAAAACCAGAGACTTTTAATAATTTAGATGTTTCACAAACTTTTAAAGTCAGTGATTTACTGAGAGCTATTATGGAATGTGTCGAAGCTGATAACACAAATGAAGCACCTTTGTACAGTAAAGGCTTAAATTGTGAAGTCTTGAAATTAGGTGCTATGAGATGGCAAACCGGAAAAATTAGACTCTGTTTAGAATTTTGTCCTGATGAAGCAGAATCACCACTAGATGATATGCGTCAGCAACTTAAACAAGTTGAAAATTAG
- the ccsB gene encoding c-type cytochrome biogenesis protein CcsB: MNLVELQNWLDNATFAVLFLTMLVYWGGAAFPNLPALGTLGTAGMAIANLCIATLLGARWIEAGYFPLSNLYESLFFLVWGITAVHLFAENTSRSRLVGVVTAPVAMGITAFAALTLPSEMQSAEPLVPALKSNWLMMHVSVMMLSYAALMVGSLLAIAFLIVTRGQNIQLQGSSVGTGGYRSNGYRLHKAGELISEPATPPVENNGFSRLESNNNGKGNTAVLNLVPATELTSVVTAKELLSPQRLSLAETLDNISYRVIGLGFPLITIGIIAGAVWANEAWGSYWSWDPKETWALITWLVFAAYLHARITRGWQGRRPAILAASGFVVVWVCYLGVNLLGKGLHSYGWFF, encoded by the coding sequence ATGAATCTGGTTGAACTCCAGAACTGGCTGGACAATGCCACGTTTGCTGTATTATTTCTCACAATGCTCGTGTATTGGGGAGGGGCAGCTTTTCCCAATCTGCCCGCACTTGGTACTTTGGGGACTGCGGGAATGGCGATCGCTAATTTGTGCATAGCTACTCTGTTAGGGGCGCGATGGATAGAAGCGGGTTATTTTCCCCTGAGTAATCTGTATGAGTCCCTATTTTTCTTGGTTTGGGGAATTACCGCTGTTCATCTGTTTGCCGAGAACACCAGCCGTAGCCGCTTAGTCGGAGTTGTTACCGCACCTGTAGCAATGGGGATTACGGCTTTTGCAGCCCTCACTCTGCCATCAGAAATGCAGTCAGCAGAACCCTTAGTACCTGCGCTCAAGTCTAATTGGCTGATGATGCACGTCAGTGTGATGATGTTGAGTTATGCGGCTTTAATGGTGGGATCATTATTAGCGATCGCATTTCTGATTGTCACTCGTGGTCAAAATATCCAACTCCAAGGCAGTTCTGTGGGTACTGGGGGTTATCGGAGTAACGGCTACCGCTTGCACAAAGCTGGTGAACTCATTTCTGAACCAGCCACACCCCCAGTAGAAAATAATGGCTTTTCTCGCTTAGAAAGTAATAACAATGGCAAGGGTAATACTGCTGTTTTAAATTTAGTCCCGGCTACCGAGCTTACCTCAGTAGTCACAGCCAAAGAACTACTTTCTCCACAGCGCCTGAGCCTAGCTGAAACCCTCGACAATATCAGTTATCGCGTCATTGGACTAGGATTTCCCCTGATCACCATTGGCATTATTGCTGGTGCAGTTTGGGCTAATGAAGCTTGGGGTTCTTACTGGAGTTGGGACCCGAAAGAAACTTGGGCATTAATTACCTGGTTAGTTTTTGCCGCCTATCTCCACGCCCGAATTACTCGCGGTTGGCAAGGTCGTCGCCCAGCAATTTTAGCCGCCAGTGGCTTTGTTGTCGTTTGGGTTTGCTATCTGGGTGTGAATCTTTTAGGTAAAGGTTTGCATTCCTACGGTTGGTTTTTTTAA